Part of the Vigna radiata var. radiata cultivar VC1973A unplaced genomic scaffold, Vradiata_ver6 scaffold_43, whole genome shotgun sequence genome is shown below.
AACACCCTCTTTTTACaccaaaaacacttaaaaacaaCCCCTTTATACCATTGTTTTTAATTCACACAGTTTTTAACCATTTGACCCTTCTAACAAGTTTCGAATTACCTCATGACAATACCAAAACATTTCTCATAACATTCTCATACCTATTTCTAAATTTCACTACCCAAGACTCCTCCTTTTAAGCTAAAAATCTAAGTAACTTGGTTAATACTCTCACAACCACTTGAATTATgtttcaaacaataaaatatccttATCACACACATTTAAAATAGTATACaacaataatcatatcatcataCTAACTATAATAACACCATATCATCAAAACACCAATTTAACATACGTCAAATTTACCCAAACACCCAATTTTTACTAAAAcgtctaaaatttaaaaaattactaaatttattctacaaacacaattaaaacaatgtttagcttcccttacctcaaaatCAACTGCCAAACTTCTCAAAACATCCATCGATTACTTGAAGCAAGAAATACCTAAGTGAACCTACGAAACACCAAATTAGAAACGTAGAAAGTCCTTAGAACTctagataaataaaaaacgtGCAGGAAAGACATGATTACATATACAACAACACAAAGATTCTTCTAAATTATATTGACTTTCTTTCTTAcataaaatagaaactaaattgaagaaaaaaaaattaggaatcACTTTAAATATATCTCtcgaaattaaaagaaaataaaataaaaagaatttattgcCCTAACCAAAActattgtttataaatttaattaaaaagggGTATAATATGTCTTATATCATGTAAATTTTAGAGTGTTAAATACgttttatatactttttcttttatgaaatttaaatatattaaaagaataaaaattaatagaaaagtgatctctaaaagtaattttaatttgatttatttgaatatataataaacatctaataaaaattttatttaagtcaGTTTTCTatgatttagattttaattattcaagttaaaatgtgttttttcttttaacttttattatctgaataatttatttcactctAGGTTGTAAAGAAGTTccttatatttagaaaaatgaatttgaaaaaagtaaaaataagacCAAGTTTTGTAGTGGACATAATTAATTGAAAGTGacattaaaaaagatatttaccAAATAGAATagaaaacattataataaaaataaattgtatgtgGTTGACTGGTTAAATACCAAACAAGTGTACATGTACCAACCATTAACCATGAAAACATTGTCACTGTCTAAAACGAGAAAATGAAAAGTCAAACAAgcattaaagtttaaaaaaaaaaagccaaaaaaaaaacattaaaaatttgtagataaaaagccaaaaaaatgaaaaacattaaatcctgaaaataaaagtcattgtcagaagatgaaagtgaaaacaaaagCTAAAGTAGAACCTGCAGGGTGACACCTCCTTCACCACGCTTTCACTCTTTTTAGCTTGTTACAGTATATGCATTTGAGCAATCCACTCACTCAAGAGTGTATTCATTCatcattcatttcatttaaCATTCCTTGAAGCAGATCCCATTCCAAATGACAGGTAATTTTTCTGTTTGAATTTGATCAGATCTCAGATTCACTCATAATCATAGCAACCCTTTCTCTTTATCTGATGGAAGCCCGTTTGGCAATTTCAGCTCCTGTTCCTCCAAGCCTGTGGCTGGCTCCAAACCCCAGCAAGAGATGGGGTGAACTGTTCTTCCTTCTTTACACCCCCTTCTGGCTCACCCTCTGTCTTGGCATTGTCATTCCCTTCAATCTTTACGAGGTTTTACCCTTTTCCAccatttacatttatttttgtaaatgtgGTAATTAGGATCTTTATTTCGTATGTGGGACCCCAGAGTTTGTCACAAATTTCGATCTTTTGGGTCCATTACCTCCCGTTCTAGACTTAGTCATAATTAAAGCTTGTTGTCCCTTCATATATGGATGTTTTGTGCAGGTATTGGTCAGTTGGGGTTTTACCTTTCTTTTGTCATGTGAATAACGAACCATGAATGGTAGAATtcacttttaagttttaattatgaGTTTGGCAGAAATTCACAGAATTGGAGTACTTGCTTATCGGATTGGTTTCGGCTGTTCCTGCCTTTGTCATTCCAATGCTGCTTGTTGGAAAGGTGTGTGCTTAATTATTTTCCTTGAAATAGAATTAAAGCCAAAACAAGACAAGTACTTACTTTTGGTCTTATTTAAACATCTGATGCGGGGTTTCAGTTGTTGTTGATCATTTTTAGTAGTGTGACTCACGTagaaaattttttatcttctctttttGCTCTGTTGTAGTAAGCATGAACAGAGAGtggtgtaattaattttttttttttgtgatataAAAATTTGCAGGCAGATAGAAGCGTTCATTGGAAGGATCGATATTGGGTCAAGGCAAGTGTTTTGACAGATATAAAATTTTCCAATACTTATCTTTgctatattgttttatgttattctaAGTAATGATTTGTCTTTGTGTATATGAATAAATTGATTCTCTTAAACAGATAAAAGCTAGTCATTACCTGGCATGCCCAGCTCAGCTATTATCTCCCCCAATACCAAACAGCTTGTTGTGGGCGTTAATCCTCCCCTGTTCATTCCCTTTactccattatttttcattaggGGCCTCTATAGGAACTCGAACTACTAATCATCAAGTCATCAAATACACattttgcattttgtttgcCATTGATCTTGTATCTACTTCTTAATATGAAAACATTGATAAAACGGGTTtgaatccaaaataataaagtgTAGAAATAGGTTTTAGTGTGAAACCTGCTTTTATTcttcaagcaagaacaatgAGCATTTGAAAGGGCATTACTGTAAGAATTGTTAATTGTAAGTTAATTCATTTGAGGCCTTCTTGATCGTATACCACATGATTCCATTAGATAACTTGTATTTTGGTAACCATACTCTTCAGGTCAAGATCTACAAAATCAGGGGATTCTAGCCATCCTCCTATAAAGACAGATGATTTGGATTGGTGCAATTCCCCGTTTCTTGATTAAGACATTTACAATTTGGAGTTTCCATTCATTTGGTATTCAGATTAAGTTGTTTGTGCATCCTAAATAGATTTTATTGAGAGAAAGATGACAAGAGTCGTGTGATGATTTCATGTCTCAATTACATAGGGGGAGGCCATTATGTATAATAGTTGTCCAAATACaagcattatatatatatatatatatatatatatatatatatatatatatatatatatatatatatgaaactgAATTACTTATAATTGAAGGACCTCTCAATGACTTGTTAAAGGCATCTTGCATTAGAACTGACAATATGTTTGTATAAGATCTTTTGCCAAATGAAATAGCAATCTATGTTAACATGTTTGGTCCTCTAATGCAAGATTGAATTTGAGTTGATATACAAAGCAACTTGATTTTCACAAATAAGTTTAATTGCAACCTGAGTACTTTAAGCAATTGTTTAAGTCAGATGATTTCATAGGTGGTAGAAGTCGTTGCTCAATATTTTGCTTTGACAATTAACCTTGCAAGAAtgctctgtttttttttttcttttctctctctctcttttttttttcttccaatgaATCAAATTTGGCCAAAATATGATTCTGGTTCCTTGTctgattttgtttgtttcattTTGGTCCCTTGAGTTTAAAAAGTTTCACTTTGGTTTCTCAAAGTGGTATCATTAGATAAATATGGTCCTTTTTTCAGGTTTTTACACTAATGATGTTAATTTTAGTTGACATAGCAAATGTCTATGTGACAGTGACATCTCTCACTGTCACAGTTTGTCACATGTCATCAGGTTAACCAAATTAGTATGGTAAGGAAGGACTAATTTGGTTAACAAAGATATTTTAAGGAACCAAACAGGAGCCTTTTAAGTTTAAGAGACcaaactgaaataaaaaaattcagacAAGGAgccaaaatcatattttggtCATCTAACCTATCTCTAATTAAAATGCTACACAGTGGATCTCACGTCAATGGGAGAGCTTTTTCAGTTTTCATTAAAGTGCTTGACATCACTTGTATGACATGACACATGTCTTCATACTAGAGGCCTTTTCCTACAAttctcttattatatttttaaaattcaaattactgCATATCAGTTACGTTAACTGGGGAGTTGTGAAAATGACTTACTGCATTATTTGCATAATAGATATTTCAACGAGTGACAGGTAATTCAATTTCCCaattgaatatagtgaaaaactaggTATGTAGTTAATCTCCTTTATGTAGAAAACACAtatagggtaatgtatttataataaagagaaTGTGGGCTAAGtcaaaatacaaatgaatatgtaaagataatataattaacatagggacatgtttccctaattaacataaaacataatatatctaatactcTCCTTCAAGCTGCTGTATATAAATTGTATGTATCaaacttgttacaaatataatcaattctcgGTCCCTGTAAAAACTTAGTGAAAATGTTTGCTAACTGATCATTTGAGTTTACAAACTCCATCTTGATGTTTCTAGATACAATCTTCtcttaaatgaaataatagtcAATCTCAATGTTTTAGGTCCTTTCGTGAAAGACAAGATTAaaactaatatgaagagcagtCTAATCGTtacatataagtgtcatttgagtgacatctccaaattgtaaCTCTCTAAGCAATTGCTTAAGCCAAACAAGTTCACAAGTGGATGAGGCCATAGCTTTATATTATGCTTCTACACTAAATTTTGCCACAATactttgtttcttgctcttttaataaattacgtTACCACCCATGGAGACACAATACTCGGAAGTAGATCTTCTATCGGGAAAGAGATCCTGCCCAATTAACATATGAATATCAAACAACTTTTGTATGGTTATTGGAACCATATAACAAACATTTTCCAGGAGATCTTTTAATGTACTTTTATATATGGATGATTGCATTCCAATTATCTTTATATGAGGAATTGAGAAATTGGCTCACCACATTGAATACAAAGGAAATGTAAGGGCAAGTAACTAAAAGGTAATTTAATTTCCCAAGCAATCTTCTATAATGCTCAGGATCTGAAATAGGCTCCCCCTGATTTGGTAGGAGTTCGGTATTATGATCCATGTGTGCGTCAATAGATTTTGAATATATCAATCCAGCTTCCTTCAAAATATCCAAAGCATGTTTCTtttgagatataacaatatataGTTGGATTGTGCTAtctcaatacccaaaaaatatctAAGTATACCAAGATCTTTGATATGAAAATGGTAGCAAAGGTGTTCTTTCATCTGGGAGATGCCATGGTAGTCACTATATGTGAAAACattgtcatcaacatatactatcaaATAGATAGATCCAACACTTGAGTGATAGTAGCAATTTTCTTTACTTTCCCAAATCAGCaagaaaaagatgaacaaaAGTTCTCAAAAAACCAAAGGAAGACTAGTGGTTAGGATGAGTGGAGCTAATTAACTTGGAAGATCAATGACCTTGAGGGGCTGCACAATGCCTTCTTCTTTCAGCCAAGAATGGACATAATACTCGTACTTTCCCTCTCCAAAACTCACGGCCAAAAGTGAGGGAAAAGACCAGTCATGGTTTAGTTAAGAAAAAATGGATATTTAAGGGAGAAAGCTTTGAGTATTGTGTATTGGCAGCTCCTATTACCCAACGCTAACATCACTCTAGTTTAGTTGGATTTTTCCCTCTTATTTGCACGACCACGACATGTCAAAAAGGGATAaagttgtttaaattttttttgctCTAAATAACATATTAAGAAACTGCGAAAAGTGGAAATTTGGCTTCTTCTTGATCTGACTGGTTCTATGAATAAGCAAGTCTCAAGATATGTGTTTTCTTTGTGACATGTGGGTGTCTATTGGGAAAACTTTTTACTAAATTTCCTCTAATAAGGGATAGGCACAACCTTTTACCAAGGCATGTACCACTCACggttttactttttttccttcatttacAATATTACGAAtgcttttttaatatatatacatatatatatatatatatatatatacacacacacacacacatatatatatatatatatatatatatatatatatatatatatatatataaatatattatatcatatttaattagAAGTAGAATCTACAATCCATGTTAGGATCCCACAATTTACAAACTTGTGAGTCCTTCACAATCCCAACCATAATATCGATTCTAACTATCCGCTacccataaaaaaataataaaaaaatattaattttaattttttaaaattaaatttaattaaatttaaaattaatttatattttattaggttaaatttaattaaaattaaattttaatttatatttaatttactttatattatattatatatatattttttgtaattttatttaaaaaatgtataaaatatatttttttaattttttgcgGGTATTCGTGGATATTTTCTAAACGGATACCCGTGCGGGCAGCAGACGGGTTGCGGATAGGCATTATTGGTGGTCGATCGGACCCGTTGTCATCTCTAGCAGCAAAGTGATAGGGGACAAAACTTCATTAAAGTTGTGAAGGACAACTCATTTTAACCAAATCATCAAGTCCCTAAGGGACAATGAGAatgttggaagtttcacatcgactagagataagatcaatttatagtatataagtgaagTGCAAACCTCAACTTAGAAACCGGTTTTGTGAgattaaattaggcttaaaTTCTacttcttaatatatatatatatatatatatatatacacacacctCGGTGTGAGGAACTTAAGATCCACCTCTTAACACAATGGAGGCTATTATGCAATTGGCGTCATAAATAGAAAAACTACAATTATGTTACTTAACATGATTACATAATAAGATATATCCACTCAATTACCCTATTTACATTATTTCTgacatattttaatacttatgtatttattttgtgtgcctacatattataaaacattCTTGTGTTTATTCGGTTGACCTACTCACTGCCTAATCTGTTCATATTTAATACTGACAGGCTAGTCTCTGGATAATAATCTTCAGTTATGTTGGAAATTATTTCTGGACTCATTATTTTTTCACAGTTCTTGGTGCATCTTATACCTTCCCATCATGGAAAATGAACAATGTAAGCCAAAGACCAATGAATTATCTCTTAGTGTGACCACGTATTCGTTATTGAATTACTCTATTTGGCGGTTGCAGGTACCACACACAACATTCCTGCTCACTCATGTTTGCTTCCTGTTTTATCACGTTTCATCGAACATGACACTGCGTCGGTTGCGACATTTTACTGCTGATTTGCCAGAAAAAATTCAATGGGCTACCGAAGCTGCCTGGATTCTTGCACTTGCTTATTTTATAGCGTACCTGGAGACCCTGGCTATCTCTAATGTACGTTGTAATTAAACATTCTgctgttttcttttctcaaacTTTGTTTAATCATgcgttttcaatattttctcggACTCCAATTATTAATTGAGGTatcaaattatttgaatttttgttaatCATTGCTATTCAAGTTTATCTGACATcttatctataaaatatatagtCGTAAAACCTAACCTTGGACAGTTTCAGTTTCAATATCTTTGTACAATGCAAGGAATATGGCATATGGTACAAAGTTCTCTTACTTTTTTTATCATGGCTCCATCACTGCATTTGTTAGGCAAaccatatatttcttttgtcctgcattgttttttaaattgaaatttccaTATCTCCATGCAGATATTATGGTTTCCCTTCCCAAAATATCTTGAACTGTTCTTTTACAAGCCTTCAAATTTGTTATTGGAGTTGTTGAGACAAGACAAGCTCCTCTACAGTtcggttttgaagtttaaacaaataacattaaacaaagTAGTCTTGGATATAATCGTAGAGTGAAAACAGTCAAAACACTAAACGAAATAGGAACACTTAGTCTAAAATAAAAGTTGTCCACACAGCAAGTCCAACACATCTATTCACTAATGACCAACTAGAAATTAAGGATCCTATAAGAAGCACTTATAAACGACTTCCAAAGATAAAAATCTAACTTATAGAAAAACAGTTAGGTCCAACCTAGATACATCATTAAAATCTGAAGATGTCAtgactaaaatataaagatagCAGAAACATAAGTGTTAGACTCAAAATCCCTAATCAACTAGTAACGTAGGAAAAAccttaggaaaacacttaggacTCAAAATCCCTAATCAACTAGTAACGTAGGAAAAGccttaggaaaacacttaggtaTAAACAAAACGTAAACAACCAAAGCATCTAGAAGCAACACTAAACGACTCACCAATCAAAGCGTCTATGAAAGTTATGCTAAACGTGAAAACTATACTATACCAAATGGTAATCAGTTAAACTCTCAAATGGATAAGGATGCAAAAGCGTCTAGACaatgtttttgttaaaaatcCTTAAGTAATATTCCAAAATCATGAAACAAGAAAAACTTGCTAAACGTTCTAGCTGATGAAAGCAGAATCTCAAAAGCGTTTACAAGAGATTAGACTATAATACTTTCTCAGTGTCAAACGATGAAGTCATGACTAGCAAATCTCAAACGATGAACTGGAAAATATTGTGCGAAACGTGTTGGTTAAAGCTACATAATCTAACCAAGTTGAATGAGCTCTCACCATGAAATGATGAGTCTAGCACACACATCAAAAGAACAAAAGGTTCCttaaaacacataataaaagaagttcacactaaacacacccttgAAAATAACAAGTAAACACTAACTAAGAAAAAGTCTCTTACAAGCTAAACGATACCACATACCAAACATACTCTCATTCAACGATGAATATCTCATCTCTAACAATCCCACTAGAGAACACAAATAGTCAAATCCTAAGTAAACATAAAAACTGTGATTGTTCTAAATAAGCATTAAAGGCCATTAAATGCTCAATGTTTAAAAACAACTAGGAAAAGGGACATATTTGTATGTTCTACCTTGTGCAAGATAACTACTACAAGCATTCATCTGCTCTATCTTATGAGAGTTAGAAATGAAcgttagaaagaaaaagatataagCCGAATGTTCCGTTCATCA
Proteins encoded:
- the LOC106752757 gene encoding cycloeucalenol cycloisomerase; this encodes MTAPVPPSLWLAPNPSKRWGELFFLLYTPFWLTLCLGIVIPFNLYEKFTELEYLLIGLVSAVPAFVIPMLLVGKADRSVHWKDRYWVKASLWIIIFSYVGNYFWTHYFFTVLGASYTFPSWKMNNVPHTTFLLTHVCFLFYHVSSNMTLRRLRHFTADLPEKIQWATEAAWILALAYFIAYLETLAISNFPYYEFVDRDSMYKVGSLFYAIYFIVSFPMFLRIDEKPGDKWDLPRVAVDALGAAMLVTIILDLWRIFLGPIVLIPDAKQCPQVGLPWFTGHANLT